In one Rugosibacter aromaticivorans genomic region, the following are encoded:
- the rpmE gene encoding 50S ribosomal protein L31, whose translation MKEGIHPNYTEIEVTCSCGNKFNTRSTSGKALNIEVCSVCHPFYTGKQKIVDTAGRVERFRQKYARTAA comes from the coding sequence ATGAAAGAAGGCATCCACCCGAACTACACCGAGATTGAAGTCACGTGTAGTTGTGGAAACAAATTCAACACCCGCTCAACCAGCGGTAAAGCGCTGAACATTGAAGTCTGCTCGGTCTGCCATCCGTTCTATACCGGCAAACAGAAGATTGTCGATACCGCTGGCCGTGTGGAGCGCTTCCGTCAGAAATACGCTAGAACAGCAGCCTGA